One Planctomycetia bacterium genomic window carries:
- a CDS encoding ATP-dependent Clp protease adaptor ClpS codes for MATLTHDVEETQVVTKRRTTTKPTSQPLPVYKLILHNDDYNTFGFVIRILVQVVPCSSMKATWLALKAHCSGCCIIWSGCLELAELKADQIKTFGADPEASNQEKVQPLRVTIEPA; via the coding sequence ATGGCTACGTTAACACACGACGTTGAAGAAACACAGGTAGTCACGAAACGGCGTACCACGACGAAGCCCACCTCGCAACCGCTGCCTGTTTACAAACTGATACTCCATAACGACGATTACAACACCTTCGGTTTTGTCATTCGCATTCTGGTTCAGGTAGTCCCCTGTTCGAGCATGAAGGCAACCTGGCTCGCGCTCAAGGCACATTGTTCAGGATGCTGCATCATATGGAGTGGCTGCCTGGAACTGGCTGAATTGAAAGCAGACCAGATCAAGACATTCGGTGCAGACCCGGAAGCTAGTAATCAGGAAAAGGTTCAACCGCTGCGAGTTACTATCGAGCCAGCATGA
- a CDS encoding methyltransferase domain-containing protein has product MDQSRAWGLVARKYDELFVDPYQEDGHNPVLRAISGMQGKSSLVVGDFGCGTGPFLPRLASQFKHVIAVDFSEEMIKEARRRCKGLKNISFYQLPFDHLDELSQKVDLAVSMNSLVSSDVSILDNALASMRKAVRKQGHLYGIVPSLEGLFYHIMHLTDLALDRGMSLPDAQKFAANKAELHGYDLNTATFTFDKIHQHLWLREEVEHRLQKAGYRQIQVRKAGLPWDQFAEGRTLKKFPQSWDWAFKVTV; this is encoded by the coding sequence ATGGATCAGTCGCGTGCCTGGGGGCTGGTAGCTCGGAAGTATGATGAGCTGTTTGTCGATCCCTATCAGGAAGATGGACATAACCCTGTTTTACGCGCCATTTCAGGGATGCAGGGCAAATCATCTCTGGTAGTAGGCGATTTCGGCTGTGGCACCGGGCCATTCCTGCCACGGCTTGCATCACAGTTCAAGCATGTCATTGCCGTTGATTTTTCGGAAGAGATGATCAAGGAAGCCAGGCGACGGTGCAAGGGACTCAAGAACATCAGTTTTTATCAATTGCCCTTCGATCATCTGGATGAGTTGTCTCAGAAGGTTGACCTGGCTGTGAGCATGAACAGCCTGGTCAGTTCCGATGTTTCGATACTGGATAATGCTCTGGCTTCAATGCGGAAAGCAGTGAGGAAGCAGGGGCACTTGTATGGCATCGTACCTTCGCTGGAAGGACTGTTCTATCACATCATGCACTTGACCGATCTGGCGCTCGATCGAGGCATGAGCCTACCGGATGCCCAGAAGTTTGCAGCCAACAAAGCGGAACTGCATGGCTACGATCTGAACACTGCAACCTTTACGTTTGACAAGATTCACCAGCATCTGTGGCTTCGTGAGGAAGTGGAACATCGGCTGCAGAAGGCGGGGTATCGCCAAATCCAGGTTCGGAAAGCAGGGTTGCCCTGGGATCAGTTTGCAGAGGGTAGAACGTTGAAGAAGTTTCCGCAATCGTGGGACTGGGCTTTCAAGGTAACAGTGTAA
- a CDS encoding DPP IV N-terminal domain-containing protein: MRFRRVLNATALVMGILIGSPMAAQDRLKTMPGYENYQKMQGQAAGTVKRGALIVSWKDEGKAFEYSKDGKRYRFDIATQKAEEVKPGTKSEKVTEAAPVKGRRRNNDAAAPQIGVARGRQATEMIAPGGKVKAVYKNRNLYIADADGGNETPVTTDGSEKDRIKYGTASWVYGEELYQNTAMWWSPDGSKLAYYRFDESKVKDYYLQMNQTKVQGTMDTEPYPKAGTDNPVVDLFIYDVATKQSTKVDVRSGQPFEDSAIGYYVYNIAWSPNGGKELLFNRTNRRQNIMEFCAASETGSCRVIVREEWLPSWTENLPKKRYLSDNNRFIWTSSRTGFKNFYLYDLSGKLHATLTNLQHDVDNIVRVDEKQGLLYYMAHDGDNPYKLQLHRVGLHGKGDIRLTDPAFNHSVDIAPDGKHFIDTIQTHNQPESARLVNDEGKVLAELTKYDMSAFIAKGFKTVELIKYKAADGETDLYGLLHFPSNFDPNKKYPLLVSVYAGPETNGAGERFITPHPYTEYGFLVATLDSRSAANRGKKILDSIYLKLGVTEIDDQAAGVKSLYSRPYLDKERVGIHGTSYGGYASILCILRHPDVFQAACASSPVTDYRHYDTIYTERYLYTPQENKKGYDEGSAMTYVNNLKGRLMIYYGTADDNVHPNNSMQLIRALQRAGKSFDVQVGPDLGHTAVNQQRMMEFFIENLVMKK, translated from the coding sequence ATGCGATTTCGTAGGGTGTTGAACGCAACAGCTTTGGTGATGGGAATTTTGATTGGTTCGCCCATGGCGGCTCAAGATCGTCTCAAAACGATGCCTGGCTACGAAAATTATCAAAAGATGCAGGGCCAGGCGGCTGGCACGGTCAAACGTGGCGCTCTGATTGTGTCATGGAAAGACGAAGGCAAAGCCTTTGAGTACAGCAAGGATGGCAAACGATACCGTTTCGATATTGCAACGCAGAAAGCAGAGGAGGTTAAACCTGGTACTAAATCAGAAAAAGTAACCGAAGCCGCACCAGTTAAAGGGCGTCGTCGCAACAACGATGCTGCCGCACCACAAATTGGAGTAGCACGTGGTCGTCAGGCAACAGAAATGATAGCGCCTGGTGGCAAGGTTAAAGCCGTTTACAAGAACCGGAATCTGTACATTGCTGACGCAGACGGAGGCAATGAAACGCCGGTAACAACGGATGGCAGCGAAAAAGATCGCATCAAATACGGTACTGCCAGTTGGGTATATGGTGAGGAACTCTATCAGAATACTGCCATGTGGTGGTCGCCTGATGGCAGCAAACTGGCGTACTACCGTTTCGATGAAAGCAAAGTCAAAGATTACTATCTTCAGATGAACCAAACCAAAGTTCAGGGTACCATGGATACCGAGCCATATCCCAAGGCTGGTACGGATAATCCTGTGGTCGATCTTTTCATCTACGATGTAGCAACCAAGCAATCAACCAAGGTTGATGTACGCAGCGGACAGCCGTTTGAGGACAGTGCCATTGGTTACTACGTCTACAACATCGCCTGGTCGCCCAACGGTGGCAAGGAACTGCTGTTCAATCGCACCAACCGCCGACAGAACATCATGGAATTCTGTGCTGCTAGCGAAACGGGTTCCTGTCGAGTGATAGTACGCGAAGAATGGTTGCCTAGCTGGACAGAGAATCTGCCCAAGAAGCGATACCTGAGCGATAACAACCGGTTTATCTGGACATCATCCCGTACCGGTTTCAAGAATTTTTATCTGTACGATTTGAGTGGCAAGCTGCATGCCACCCTGACCAACCTGCAGCATGATGTGGATAACATTGTGCGAGTAGATGAAAAGCAGGGATTACTTTATTACATGGCGCATGATGGTGATAATCCTTACAAGCTCCAATTGCATCGTGTGGGACTGCATGGCAAAGGTGATATTCGCCTGACCGATCCAGCATTCAACCATTCGGTAGATATTGCACCTGATGGCAAGCATTTCATTGATACCATTCAGACACACAACCAGCCTGAATCGGCTCGTCTGGTCAATGATGAAGGCAAGGTTTTGGCCGAACTGACCAAGTATGACATGAGCGCCTTCATTGCCAAAGGTTTCAAAACGGTTGAGCTGATCAAATACAAGGCAGCAGATGGTGAAACCGATCTCTATGGTTTGCTCCATTTCCCATCCAACTTTGATCCGAACAAAAAGTATCCATTGCTGGTGAGTGTATATGCAGGTCCGGAAACCAATGGTGCTGGTGAACGGTTCATTACACCTCACCCTTACACCGAGTATGGTTTCCTGGTGGCAACGCTGGATTCCCGCAGTGCTGCCAACCGTGGCAAGAAAATCCTCGATTCCATTTACCTGAAACTGGGTGTAACGGAAATCGATGATCAGGCTGCAGGAGTGAAATCACTTTATTCTCGTCCGTATCTTGACAAGGAGCGCGTTGGCATTCATGGCACGTCGTATGGTGGCTATGCCTCCATTCTCTGTATACTACGCCATCCTGATGTGTTTCAGGCAGCCTGTGCATCATCGCCAGTGACCGATTATCGTCACTACGATACAATCTACACGGAACGGTACCTGTACACGCCACAGGAAAACAAGAAGGGTTACGATGAAGGTTCTGCCATGACCTATGTCAATAATCTGAAAGGCCGATTGATGATTTACTACGGCACTGCGGACGACAACGTGCATCCCAATAACAGCATGCAGTTGATCAGGGCGCTTCAACGAGCAGGCAAGAGCTTTGATGTGCAGGTCGGGCCTGATCTGGGTCATACAGCAGTGAATCAGCAGCGCATGATGGAATTCTTCATTGAGAACCTGGTCATGAAGAAATAA
- a CDS encoding DUF5009 domain-containing protein, translated as MFLMVAEVLELAKLASKFPDNPVWQAIKFHTTHVEWVGCSLHDMIQPSFSFLVGVALPFSLANRLSRGDSFLKMTLHAMWRSLILILLGVFLRSTHSSMTNWTFEDTLTQIGLGYFFLYLLGWQKTWVAVLAFFAIVIGYWGAWTLYPAAGPDFISHWQKNANLGWAFDTWFLNLFPRKAPFTANSGGYLTLSFIPTLATMILGLMAGHLLQQPWEKWKQIGLCLVMGVAGIAIGYFLHEFDICPNVKRIWTPTWVFYSGGWCYVMLPIFMLLVDVLPLKKLFFPLMVFGVNSIAIYCLSHLIDGFIRTSLYTHFGKGFFRIFGERYEELFMGFAILLILWLILYWMYRRKLFLKI; from the coding sequence ATGTTCCTCATGGTCGCAGAAGTGCTGGAACTCGCGAAGCTGGCCTCGAAGTTTCCTGATAATCCCGTATGGCAGGCGATTAAGTTTCATACCACCCATGTCGAATGGGTGGGTTGTTCACTGCATGACATGATTCAGCCCAGCTTCAGCTTTCTGGTAGGCGTGGCATTACCGTTTTCGTTGGCTAATCGGTTATCACGAGGCGATTCGTTTCTCAAAATGACGCTGCATGCAATGTGGCGGTCGCTGATTCTGATTCTTCTTGGAGTTTTTCTGCGATCAACGCACTCCTCCATGACCAACTGGACGTTTGAAGACACTTTGACGCAGATTGGTCTGGGCTACTTTTTCCTTTATCTGCTAGGCTGGCAGAAGACCTGGGTTGCGGTGCTGGCCTTTTTTGCAATCGTTATTGGCTATTGGGGGGCGTGGACTCTATACCCTGCCGCTGGGCCGGATTTCATTTCGCACTGGCAGAAGAATGCCAATCTGGGATGGGCATTCGACACCTGGTTTCTGAATCTCTTTCCACGCAAAGCTCCCTTTACAGCCAATAGTGGCGGGTATCTGACGCTCAGTTTTATACCGACACTGGCAACCATGATTCTGGGTTTGATGGCAGGCCACTTGTTGCAGCAGCCATGGGAGAAATGGAAACAGATCGGTTTGTGCCTGGTTATGGGGGTAGCGGGAATTGCCATTGGCTACTTTCTGCATGAATTCGATATCTGCCCCAATGTCAAACGCATCTGGACGCCTACCTGGGTTTTCTACAGCGGAGGCTGGTGCTATGTCATGCTGCCGATATTCATGCTGCTGGTGGACGTTTTGCCACTGAAGAAGCTCTTTTTTCCATTGATGGTATTTGGTGTGAATTCGATTGCGATTTATTGTCTGTCGCACTTGATTGATGGGTTCATTCGAACCTCTCTGTATACCCACTTCGGGAAAGGCTTCTTCCGCATCTTCGGCGAACGTTATGAAGAACTTTTCATGGGATTCGCTATCCTGCTGATACTTTGGTTAATCCTGTATTGGATGTATCGGCGAAAGCTGTTCCTCAAGATATGA